ACCGGGGGTACTGCAACCGCTCATATTATAATTTGGATTGCCATAGCCATAATAATTACCGCCACTGTTAAAGGAACTGTTATGGAGGACGCTGTCCATCCCGGCATACCCATAGAGACGCAGTTTCGGCGTAACGTTTCCATACATACCAATCATAAGATTGGCTTCTTCCAGCGGATTGGGGCCGCCTTGGCGGTTAAAGGTGTAGTCAGGTAACTGGGTTGAGCCATAACGTCCAATACCATAGCCCCACATGCCATTGGCTTGGAAAAAGAGCCGGCGGGGAATAAGCGGAAGAAGGAATGCTCCGCCGACACCGCCGCCGATAGCGGTATGGTTTTGTCCTTGTCCTGCTTGGGTTGAGGCATCATATTGGCTGGTGCGATCGTGGAAAAAGCGCATCATGCCGTCAAATTCAAAATGTCCCCAGCCGGGATCTGCCGTGATTTTCGCAATCACATCGGGTGCAATATCTGTGGCATAGTAGGTATCAGGGTTATTGGTGCCAGTTCCTGTATGGCTGACTGTTGCGCTTCCCCAAGGGGTTTGAGACGTGCAACTGCCATTGCTGCTTTCGCCGTTTTGGCAATAGCTGCCGGGGACAACCGCTGAGGGGCTTTCGGCAGAAATACCAACCCCGAATTTATTTTTAGCAAACATTTTGACAATACGAAGCTGGGCATTTCTTGTCCATGTAAAGCCTGGCACCAAGTTCAGATCAATGGCTAAAGGAATTTGCTCATCTCTGGCCCACATGCCTTTGGCAGACATCGTAGCAAGTGACCAGTTTTGTCCGGCTAAGACATACCAGCCATTCGCCATGTCTTTAAATTCAGCATAGACGTTACGAACACGTGGACTGTAAGAGTTGCTCTGGCGGGAGTTTGCAGAAGATCCTGCGCCACCAAAATCCAT
The sequence above is drawn from the Acetobacteraceae bacterium genome and encodes:
- a CDS encoding phage tail tape measure protein, which encodes MQKMENEIGLLKKKQAIETQKIKADLERQRAMMESDPYAGANTETDPFSVSNRAGGPSFLKNHPHKILAGDQTDSLGLEIAELAKPQAPSTAFAEVSATPNAHPDLYGPLRRGQLQIGGIRLTLGGFLAEEGIWRSKDTGSANVTAFSAIPWGNSPYADTSSYQQTARASRIAVLAEGMVAKNIEVDGYLEMDFGGAGSSANSRQSNSYSPRVRNVYAEFKDMANGWYVLAGQNWSLATMSAKGMWARDEQIPLAIDLNLVPGFTWTRNAQLRIVKMFAKNKFGVGISAESPSAVVPGSYCQNGESSNGSCTSQTPWGSATVSHTGTGTNNPDTYYATDIAPDVIAKITADPGWGHFEFDGMMRFFHDRTSQYDASTQAGQGQNHTAIGGGVGGAFLLPLIPRRLFFQANGMWGYGIGRYGSTQLPDYTFNRQGGPNPLEEANLMIGMYGNVTPKLRLYGYAGMDSVLHNSSFNSGGNYYGYGNPNYNMSGCSTPGAPASTCQASSNIHMLGEVTGGFWYTAMSGDYGSVLVGAQYAFDYVSAFSGMSLSGGSTTPHTTENMVFFTVRYQPFS